The Polaromonas sp. SP1 DNA window CCTGATCGGCGCGGCGGCGCTGGTGCTGTGGGGCGCAGGCTACATCGTGCTGTCCGGCTCCTTCGGCCGCGCCGACCTCGGCGACAGACGCACCGTGGCGGACCTGTCGGGCCCGGCGGCCCCCGCCGCAGGCGCGTCCGCCAACGGCAAGCAGCTGTTCACCGCCAATTGCGCGGCCTGCCACCAGGCCAGCGGCAAAGGGCTCCCGGGGGTGTTTCCGCCGCTGGACGGCTCTGAATGGGTCAACGGCGACGAACGTACCGTTGCCAACATCCTGCTGCACGGCGTGACGGGCGAAATCACCGTGATGGGCAGCGCCTTCAAAGGCGCCATGCCGGCGTTCCCGCAACTCAGCGATGCCGAGCTGGCCGCCGTGGCGAGTTATATCCGCGCCGAGTGGTCGAACAAGGCGGACGCCATCAAGCCCGAGCTGTTTGAAGCCGAACGCAAGGCCGCCACGCGCACCACGCCGTTCAACGGCGGCGCCGAGCTCAAAGCGCTCACGGCCAAAGCCTCCTGAAGCCGCCCCGATGTTGCGCACCGCCCTGCTCAGCGCCATGCTGGCCTTTGCGGGCTATGCCGCCGCCGCGTGGTTGACACACGGTTTTCAGGTCTGGACGGCCGAGGGCGCACGCCGGCTTGAAGTCGCCCTGCAACCGGTGCCCAGCCCGGCGGTCGCCATCGACGGGCACGGCATCGCCCCGCAGACCCTGCCGCAGCTTTTTGCCGACGGGCAGTCGGTAACCCTGGTGGACTTCATCTACACGCGGTGCCAGACCGTCTGCCTGGCGATGGGCAGCAGTTTTCAGCAATTGCAGCAGGCATTGCAGGAACGCGGCGGCAACGTCAGGCTGCTTTCGATCAGCTTCGACGGCCAGCACGACAAGCCTGCGGTGCTGCAGGCTTATTCGGAGAAATTGAGCGCCGATCCGGCCGTCTGGCGATTCGTGCGTGTGCAGGACCCTCAGGAGACCCAACGCCTTCTCAGGGATTTCCAGGTCGTGGTGGTACCGAACGGCCGCGGCGATTTTGAGCACAACGCAGCGCTGCTGGTGGTCGACAACAAAGGCCGGCTGGTCCGCATCTTTGACTATGCGGAGCAGCAACTCGCACTCGACTATGCGTATCACCTGGCGGGCGCCGCCGCACCGTCAACATCACCGTCGCCATGAAAATGCCGGCACTCCCCTCGCGCAGCACCCTGGCCGGCATGGCCGTGGCCTTGTTGTGCCTGCTGGCCTGGCCCGGCGTGCGGCAGGCGCTGGAGGCCAGCATGACGCGCCACATGCTGGTGCAATACCCGCTGTTGATGCTGGCCGGTTTCCTGTTCGCCGCGGCATGGCCGCCAGGCTGGACGGCGCGCCTGAACCGGTGGAATGCCCACGGCATCAGCGGCCTGCTCGCGGCCGGGGTCATGCTCGGCATTCTGATGATTCCCCGCGTGCTGGACCTGGCGCTGGTAGACGGCCGCGCTGAAATTTTGAAATTCCTGGCCCTGCTCATCTGCGGTGCTGCGACTCGCCTGTCATGGCAGCCGGCAGGCGTGCTGGTGCAGGGTTTCTTTCTGGGCAATGTGCTGCCGATGATGGTCGTCGCAGGCAATCTGTATGAAACATCCCCGGTACGCATCTGCAACGCCTACCTGCTGGACGACCAGGCCCGGCTGGGGCAGCTGCTGGTGTGGATTGCGGCGGTGGTTGCCGCCGCGTGGTTCGGCTGGCTGGTCGGGGCCTTGATGCGAAGAGACGCCGTCATGCTGCAGGCCGATACGGCCCCGAAAGCCGGGGCGCGCTGACGCCCTTCCTGCCACAAGACAGCGCTTACACGGCCCGGTTCAGGTCGACCTCCAGGCCGGCCCGCTTCATCTCGCGCGCCAGCAAAAGCCGCCACAGGCCCGCATCGTCGACAGAGATGCTCGTCGCGCCCTGCAGGACACCCGGCAGGGTGTCGTCTTCAGACAGCAGGCAGGCAATGCGGCTGCGGCCAAGCGCCGCAAGCATGAACCCGATGGCCAGCATGGCTGCGGGTCCATCGGATTTGTCGCCCGGCAGGAGCAGCAAAAACCCGACATTGCGCAACCCTTCAAGCTGGTCGATAGAGACGGTGTCGAGTATGGCGGCCTCCAGGCCCAGCTGTTCGATGAACTCACACGCCTCGCCCACGGCATCGCCGCCCAGGCCCAGGATGGCGACCGGCCCCGTGCCGGAAGGGGAAGAAGGAAGATCGGTCTTGGACATGGGCATCCTCTTTGGGGTGGAAGGTGAAGGCGTGGGGGCCGGTGCGGGGGGTGGTAACACCGGCTTCACTGGCTCGGGGGCGGGCGCAGGTGGTGGCGACGCTACCGGTGCCGGCGCAGGTGCAGGTGCGGGCGCCGGCGGTGCAGACGGCGGCTCCGGCTTCGCCTCCTCCTGCGGGGCCTCCACCGGCGCGAGGGGGGCCGAGCCGTCAAGGCGATCGCTCAGCAGTTTTTTGGCCGCATTCATGCGCATGGTGGCCAGGTCGATGCCTTGCTTGACCTTTTGCTCGCGTTCATCGTCCGTGAAGCGGTCGCCAAACGTTTTGTCCAGCATGAAGTCCTGCAAGGTGACCGCGAACTGCCGGTAGTCCGGTGTGCCCGCACCAAAGCTGTCGGCCAGGGTGGTGTTGATTTTCTTTTGCAGGGACTCCACGCTGGAGTCCCAGCCGGTCTGCGTCACCGATACCTTGAAGGCGCGCAGTATCTTGAGCTGCCGGTTGACCTTGGCGATCGCGCCCTCGATCAAGGCCTTCTCGCGGGGATCAGGTGTGTTTTTCGTGTTGGACATGCAGGTTCCTCGTGCGACCAGCCATACTCTAACGCCTCCCCCTCATGGCTTACAAGACCAGCAAGGCCCTGAAATCGTTGACGTTGGTGTGCGTCGGCCCCGGAATCACCAGCCCGCCCAGCGGCTCGAAGTAGCCGTACGCGTCGTTGCGGTCCAGGTACTGGTCCAGCTTCATGCCTTTGGCGAGGGCTTGTTTCAGCGTATCGGGCGCTACATAGGCGCCGGCATTGTCTTCCACGCCGTCGATGCCGTCGGTGTCGGCTGCGAGCGCGTACACGCCGGGCTGGCCCTGCAGCGCCAGTGCCAGGCCCATACAGAATTCGCCGGCGCGGCCGCCTCTTCCACGAGGTGTGCCCTCGGGCTGCTTGCGGACCGTCACCGTGGTCTCGCCGCCGCTGAGGATCACGCAGGGCTTGCTGAAGGGCTGGCCCTTCAAGGCCACGGCACGGGCCAGCGCCGCGTGCACTTTGCCGACTTCGCGCGACTCGCCTTCCATTTCGTCGCTGAGGATGTAGGCCTTCAGGCCGGCGTCGCGTGCCACGGCGGCAGCGGCCTCCAGGCTTTGCTGCGGTGTGGCGATCATGTGCACCTCATGGCCGGTGAAGGCCGCATCGCCGGGCTTGGGCGTTTCGAGCGCGCCCTGCTCCAGCAGGCTCATGATAGCGCCGGGGACTTCAATGCCGTAACGCTGCAGGATCGCCACCGCCTCGGCGCAGCTGGTGGCATCGGGCACCGTCGGGCCGCTGGCGATGATGGACGGGTCGTCGCCCGGCACATCGCTGATGGTGAGCGTCACCACACGCGCCGGCGCGCAGGCCGCAGCCAGGCGCCCGCCCTTGATGCGCGAAAGGTGCTTGCGCACGCAGTTCATCTCGGAAATATTGGCGCCGCTGTTGAGCAGCTCCTTGTTGATGCGCTGCTTGTCCGTCAGCGTCAGGCCCTCGGCGGGCAAGGTCAGCAGCGCGGAGCCGCCACCCGAAATCAAACACAGCACCAGATCGTTTTCCGTCAGGCCCTGCACCATGGCCAGGATGCGCTGGGCGGCTTCAAGACCGGCGGCATCAGGCACCGGGTGCGAGGCTTCAACAATCTCGATGCGTTGCTTCAAGCCCTCGGGCCGCGGCGGGATGTGGTGATAACGCGTGACGACCAGGCCTTCCAGCGGCGCATCGGCAGGCCACAAGGCCTCGACAGCCTGCGCCATCGAGCCGCCGGCCTTGCCTGCGCCGATCACGATGGTGCGGCCGCCGCTTTCGGGCGCGGGTGGTTGGGGCAGGTAACGCGCGGTGTTCTCCAGCGGCAGCGCGCGCCTGACGGCGGCCTGGTAGAGGTGTTCCAGGAATTCGCGCGGCTGTTTGGCCGGGTCGGGTGTGGGCTGAATGGCGGGTGTTTGGGCTGCGGTCATTGATGTGTCTCCAGACCGGATTGTGCCGTGGTAACCAGGCAGTAACCCGACAAAACGGGAGGTTTTAAGGGTCTGCGCACTGGAGCGCCTTCCTAGAATGGCCCATCACCACCCACGCAGAAAGCCGCATGAACTCCTACCTCGCCCTGGGCATCGCCATCGTTGCCGAAGTCATCGCCACCACGGCCCTGAAGTCCAGCGACAGCTTCACGCGGCTGGTGCCTTCGATCATCACCGTGGCCGGCTACGGCACCGCGCTGTACTTCCTCACGGTGACGATGAAGTCCATCCCGACCGGTGTGACCTACGCGATCTGGTCGGGCCTGGGCATCGTGCTGATCAGCATCACCAGCTTTTTTGTGCACAACCAGAAGATCGACCTCTGGGGCATGGTCGGCATGGCGCTGATCATCGCGGGCGTGGTGGTGCTCAACCTCTTTTCAAACTCGACCATGGCGTGATGCGCCGGGGCATCAGCCGGTCAATCGGTTTTGGCACCCGCCTCAAACCAGCCCTTGACCGCCAGCCGCTCGGCATCGGTGATGCCGGTGGCGTTGTTCATGGGCATGAGTTTGCTGACCACCACCTGCTGGTAGACCTGCTGCGCGTGGCTCTTCAGCGCGGCGGGTGAATCAAGCCGCACATTCTTCATCTGCACCTGCTCGCCATGGCAGAGGTAGCAGCGCTGGGCCATGATGGCCTGCACGTTTTGATAGCCATTTTGGCCTGCAGCCAATACAGTGCCTTGGGTTGTAGCTCCTGAATTGATAGCAACCGGTGTGGCGGCGGGTGGTACGGGCTTCATCCACACAATCACGCCAATGATGACGGTCACGCCGACCAGCGCATAGGCCAGCGGGTGCCGGTTGCGGCCCAGCTTGTAGCCGTGGCGCAGCACAAAAAACTGGCGTATGGCGGCGCCGGCCAGCATCATCAAAATCAGCACCAGCCAGTTTTGCGGGTGGCTCCAGGTAAAGCTGTAGTGGTTGCTGAGCATGGCAAACAACACCGGCAGCGTGAAGTAGGTGTTGTGCACACTGCGCTGCTTGCCGCGCTGGCCGTGCACGGCGTCGACCGGCTGGCCGGCCTTGATGGCGGCAACGACCTTGCGCTGGCCGGGGATGATCCAGAAGAACACATTGGCGCTCATGGCGGTGGCCATCATCGCGCCCACCAGCAAAAAGGCGGCACGCCCGGCAAACCAGTGGCACGCCAGCCAGGAGGCGGCACACACCAGCACCGCGACCAGTGCGCCGACGATGGCATCGCCATTTTTCCTTTGCCCAAACCATTGGCAAACGCCGTCGTACAGCATCCAGAAAATCACAAAGAAAGACAGCGCCACCGCACCAGCCGCACCGGGCGACCAGTTCATCAGCGACTTGTCGACGAGGTAGGTGCCGGCGTTCCACAAATAGGAGATCGTGAAAAGCGCAAAGCCCGACAACCAGGTGCTGTAGCTTTCCCAGTAGAACCAGTGCAGGTGAGCCGGCAGTTGCGGCGGCTTGACGGCGAATTTGACGGGGTGGTAAAAACCGCCGCCGTGCACGGCCCAGAGCTCGCCGCTCACGCCCTGCTTTTTGAGGTCTTCATCTTCAGGCGGCGTGAGGCTGCTGTCGAGAAAGACAAAATAAAACGAAGAGCCAACCCAGGCGATGGCGGTGATGACATGGACCCAGCGCAGCAGCAGGTTGGCCCAGTCGAGGAGGTAGTTTTCCATAGCGCTCAACTTTGCAAGGCTGCTCACCACTGCGGGCGCTGTAAGCAGAAAACTTGGGCCACGAACTAAAGAAAGCGATGGGCTGAGGCCCCTTCTTTCCCGGCTCCGCTGCGACCTGATGATGCAAGTCTATCGGCTTTGGCGTTCAGCGCAAAGCCTGCACGCCCTCCTTTTGGCT harbors:
- a CDS encoding SCO family protein: MLRTALLSAMLAFAGYAAAAWLTHGFQVWTAEGARRLEVALQPVPSPAVAIDGHGIAPQTLPQLFADGQSVTLVDFIYTRCQTVCLAMGSSFQQLQQALQERGGNVRLLSISFDGQHDKPAVLQAYSEKLSADPAVWRFVRVQDPQETQRLLRDFQVVVVPNGRGDFEHNAALLVVDNKGRLVRIFDYAEQQLALDYAYHLAGAAAPSTSPSP
- a CDS encoding cytochrome c, translating into MLNDNDKTSESRAQEREQAEPSEKSQPIPLLFLIGAAALVLWGAGYIVLSGSFGRADLGDRRTVADLSGPAAPAAGASANGKQLFTANCAACHQASGKGLPGVFPPLDGSEWVNGDERTVANILLHGVTGEITVMGSAFKGAMPAFPQLSDAELAAVASYIRAEWSNKADAIKPELFEAERKAATRTTPFNGGAELKALTAKAS
- a CDS encoding glycerate kinase; the protein is MTAAQTPAIQPTPDPAKQPREFLEHLYQAAVRRALPLENTARYLPQPPAPESGGRTIVIGAGKAGGSMAQAVEALWPADAPLEGLVVTRYHHIPPRPEGLKQRIEIVEASHPVPDAAGLEAAQRILAMVQGLTENDLVLCLISGGGSALLTLPAEGLTLTDKQRINKELLNSGANISEMNCVRKHLSRIKGGRLAAACAPARVVTLTISDVPGDDPSIIASGPTVPDATSCAEAVAILQRYGIEVPGAIMSLLEQGALETPKPGDAAFTGHEVHMIATPQQSLEAAAAVARDAGLKAYILSDEMEGESREVGKVHAALARAVALKGQPFSKPCVILSGGETTVTVRKQPEGTPRGRGGRAGEFCMGLALALQGQPGVYALAADTDGIDGVEDNAGAYVAPDTLKQALAKGMKLDQYLDRNDAYGYFEPLGGLVIPGPTHTNVNDFRALLVL
- a CDS encoding multidrug efflux SMR transporter — translated: MNSYLALGIAIVAEVIATTALKSSDSFTRLVPSIITVAGYGTALYFLTVTMKSIPTGVTYAIWSGLGIVLISITSFFVHNQKIDLWGMVGMALIIAGVVVLNLFSNSTMA
- a CDS encoding urate hydroxylase PuuD; translated protein: MENYLLDWANLLLRWVHVITAIAWVGSSFYFVFLDSSLTPPEDEDLKKQGVSGELWAVHGGGFYHPVKFAVKPPQLPAHLHWFYWESYSTWLSGFALFTISYLWNAGTYLVDKSLMNWSPGAAGAVALSFFVIFWMLYDGVCQWFGQRKNGDAIVGALVAVLVCAASWLACHWFAGRAAFLLVGAMMATAMSANVFFWIIPGQRKVVAAIKAGQPVDAVHGQRGKQRSVHNTYFTLPVLFAMLSNHYSFTWSHPQNWLVLILMMLAGAAIRQFFVLRHGYKLGRNRHPLAYALVGVTVIIGVIVWMKPVPPAATPVAINSGATTQGTVLAAGQNGYQNVQAIMAQRCYLCHGEQVQMKNVRLDSPAALKSHAQQVYQQVVVSKLMPMNNATGITDAERLAVKGWFEAGAKTD